One stretch of Agelaius phoeniceus isolate bAgePho1 chromosome W unlocalized genomic scaffold, bAgePho1.hap1 SUPER_W_unloc_2, whole genome shotgun sequence DNA includes these proteins:
- the LOC143692593 gene encoding olfactory receptor 14J1-like, with product MSNSSSIRHFLLLALADTRQLQLLHFCLLLGISLAALLGNGLIISAVACGHHLHTPMFFFLLNLALTDLGSICTTVPKAMHNSLWDTRDISYTACAAQLFFFVFFISAEYFLLTIMCYDRYVSICKPLHYGTLLGSRACAHMAAAAWASAFLNALMHTANTFSLPLCHGNALGQFFCEIPQILKLSCSKSYLRELRLLVVTASLSFVCFVFMVFSYVQIFRAVLRIPSEQGRHKAFSTCLPHLAVVSLFISTGTFAQLKPPSLSSPSLDLALSVLYSVVPPVLNPLIYSLRNQELKAAVWRLMTGWFQEPLK from the coding sequence atgtccaacagcagctccatcaggcacttcctgctgctggcattggcagacacgcggcagctgcagctcctgcacttctgcctcttgctgggcatctccctggctgccctcctgggcaacggcctcatcatcagcgccgtagcctgcggccaccacctgcacacgcccatgttcttcttcctgctcaacctggccctcactgacctgggctccatctgcaccactgtccccaaagccatgcacaattccctctgggacaccagggacatctCCTACAcagcatgtgctgcacagctatttttttttgtgttcttcatctcagcagagtatttcctcctgaccatcatgtgctacgaccgctacgtgtccatctgcaaacccctgcactacgggaccctcctgggcagcagagcttgtgcccacatggcagcagctgcctgggccagtgcctttctcaatgctctcatgcacacagccaatacattttccctgcccctgtgccatggcaatgccctgggccagttcttctgtgaaatcccacagatcctcaagctctcctgctccaaatcctatctCAGGGAACTTCGGCTTCTTGTAGTTACTGCTAGTTtatcatttgtttgttttgtgttcatggttttctcctatgtgcagatcttcagggctgtgctgaggatcccctctgagcagggacggcacaaagccttttccacctgcctccctcacctggccgtggtctccCTGTTCATCAGCACAGGCACGTTTGCTCAGCTGAAGCCCCCTTCCCTGTCCTCCCcgtccctggatctggccctgtcagttctgtactcagtggtgcctccagtcctgaaccccctcatctacagcctgaggaaccaggagctcaaggctgcagtgtggagactgatgactggatggtttcaggaACCATTAAAATGA